Proteins encoded together in one bacterium window:
- a CDS encoding PorV/PorQ family protein, with protein MKKLFLVAVLGLVGSVSFAKEAGKTAFAFLKLGQGARVNGMGEAFVGLADDINALYWNPAGLSQLNDREASFMFLKPFSEISGLGYGYLSGVFPTHKAIFATSISYLDYGKEDKYDASANPEGTWDACDLSLSFGLGGKMPDENIALGLSLKAIYGEIDNSDAYGFCCDAGMLYKPKIKGMKIGAVIKNIGTRIKFEKESDPLPLSLKLGLSYLLPKTLAPITIVLDGTLSNDNDPYINIGGEYDYRKALAIRLGFKSGSQDEGSGLTTGFGIKQKRFSFDFAFQPSGELGNSYFVSLSSKY; from the coding sequence ATGAAAAAGCTATTTTTGGTAGCAGTTTTAGGGTTAGTAGGGAGCGTGAGCTTTGCTAAGGAAGCCGGCAAAACCGCTTTTGCCTTCCTAAAGCTTGGACAGGGTGCTAGAGTAAATGGAATGGGTGAGGCATTTGTTGGCTTAGCCGATGACATAAATGCCCTTTATTGGAATCCAGCCGGTCTTTCTCAATTAAATGATAGAGAGGCATCCTTTATGTTCCTTAAGCCATTTTCTGAGATCTCTGGCTTAGGCTATGGCTATCTATCAGGTGTTTTTCCCACCCATAAGGCAATATTTGCCACATCTATCTCTTACCTTGACTATGGAAAAGAAGACAAATACGATGCAAGTGCAAATCCAGAGGGAACCTGGGATGCCTGTGATCTCTCCCTTTCCTTTGGTCTGGGTGGAAAAATGCCCGATGAAAACATTGCTTTAGGCTTATCCCTTAAGGCAATCTATGGAGAAATAGATAATAGCGATGCCTACGGATTCTGTTGTGATGCGGGAATGCTCTATAAACCAAAGATTAAAGGAATGAAAATCGGTGCGGTAATAAAAAACATCGGCACAAGGATAAAGTTTGAAAAGGAATCAGATCCCCTTCCTTTAAGCTTAAAACTTGGTCTTTCCTATCTTCTTCCCAAAACCCTTGCCCCCATTACCATTGTTTTAGATGGAACCCTTTCCAATGACAACGACCCCTACATAAACATCGGTGGAGAATATGATTATAGAAAGGCATTGGCAATAAGGCTTGGCTTTAAATCAGGTTCCCAAGACGAAGGCTCAGGTTTAACCACTGGCTTTGGCATCAAACAAAAGAGATTCTCCTTCGACTTTGCCTTCCAACCATCTGGAGAGCTTGGAAATTCCTACTTTGTCTCTTTGTCTTCAAAATATTAA
- the ftsH gene encoding ATP-dependent zinc metalloprotease FtsH — translation MLKKILLWSFGIAIIILIFYNTKIEIPEKPEIIPYSDFLKSVEKGVIPEVIIIDSQIKGKIVSGKKVSLFTTQIPYKDENLINFLKENNVSFKGEDISPFHSFINFFWQTVIPTIFFIFIFWFLLFRNVRGPGGENPFSFTRSRAKLFAKTEESITFKDVAGVEEAKQELVEIIEFLKDPKRFQKLGARIPKGILLVGPPGTGKTLLAKAVAGEAGVKFFSVSGSDFVEIFVGVGAARVRDLFEQGRKHTPCIIFIDEIDAVGRQRGAGLGGGHDEREQTLNQLLVGMDGFHSHDGLIVIAATNRPDVLDPALLRPGRFDRHIVVDAPDIIAREGILKVHAKGKRFAKGIDFKVLARRTPGFVGSDLANLINEAALLAARRKKRRITISELEESIDRVIAGPERRSRLISEKEKRIVACHEAGHALVSHFIPGSDPVHKISIMPRGVSALGYTLQLPVEDRYIVTKGELLDRMAVLLGGRCAEEAVFSDITTGAQNDLEKATELARKMVCEYGMSELGPLTFGRRHEEVFLGRDFLKEKNYSEEIAGKIDREIEKIVRDSYTRASKIICENREKLEKLTQSLIEKEILEADNINEILKG, via the coding sequence AAATTCCAGAGAAACCAGAAATTATCCCATATTCCGATTTCTTAAAATCCGTAGAAAAGGGGGTAATTCCCGAAGTAATTATTATTGATAGCCAGATTAAGGGAAAGATTGTTTCTGGAAAAAAGGTTTCCCTATTTACAACCCAGATTCCCTACAAGGATGAAAACCTTATAAACTTTCTTAAGGAAAACAATGTCAGCTTTAAAGGAGAGGATATATCCCCCTTTCACTCATTCATTAACTTTTTTTGGCAGACGGTTATTCCCACAATCTTTTTTATCTTTATCTTCTGGTTTCTCTTATTTAGAAATGTAAGGGGACCAGGTGGAGAGAATCCATTTTCATTTACCAGATCAAGGGCAAAGCTATTTGCAAAGACAGAGGAATCTATAACATTTAAGGATGTTGCAGGGGTTGAGGAGGCAAAGCAGGAACTGGTTGAGATAATTGAGTTTTTAAAAGACCCAAAGAGGTTTCAGAAATTGGGGGCAAGGATTCCAAAGGGCATTTTGCTTGTAGGCCCTCCGGGAACAGGAAAGACCTTATTAGCAAAGGCAGTGGCTGGAGAGGCAGGTGTTAAATTCTTCTCTGTTTCTGGCTCTGATTTTGTTGAAATCTTTGTTGGTGTTGGTGCAGCAAGGGTTAGGGATTTGTTTGAACAGGGAAGAAAGCATACACCCTGTATTATATTCATTGATGAAATAGATGCAGTGGGAAGGCAGAGGGGAGCTGGTCTGGGTGGAGGTCATGATGAGAGGGAGCAAACCCTAAATCAATTGCTGGTTGGAATGGATGGTTTTCATAGCCATGATGGCTTGATTGTTATTGCCGCAACTAATAGACCCGATGTCCTAGACCCCGCCTTGCTTCGTCCAGGAAGATTTGACAGGCATATTGTGGTTGATGCACCAGATATTATCGCCAGGGAAGGAATACTGAAGGTTCATGCAAAGGGAAAGCGATTTGCAAAAGGGATAGACTTTAAGGTTCTAGCAAGGAGAACGCCTGGTTTTGTTGGCTCAGACCTTGCCAATCTTATAAATGAGGCAGCCTTACTTGCGGCAAGGAGAAAGAAAAGGAGAATAACCATAAGCGAGCTTGAGGAATCAATAGACAGGGTCATTGCAGGACCTGAAAGGAGGAGCAGGCTAATCTCAGAAAAGGAGAAAAGGATTGTTGCCTGTCATGAGGCAGGCCATGCCCTGGTTTCCCATTTTATCCCAGGCTCTGACCCTGTTCACAAAATCTCCATTATGCCAAGGGGTGTATCTGCATTGGGCTATACCCTTCAGCTTCCTGTTGAGGATAGGTATATTGTAACAAAGGGAGAGCTTTTGGATAGGATGGCTGTTCTTCTGGGTGGAAGGTGTGCAGAGGAGGCTGTGTTTTCTGATATAACCACTGGAGCTCAGAATGACTTGGAAAAGGCAACCGAGCTTGCCAGGAAGATGGTCTGTGAATATGGAATGTCTGAGCTTGGACCTTTGACCTTTGGAAGAAGGCATGAGGAGGTATTTTTAGGAAGGGATTTTCTTAAAGAGAAGAATTATAGTGAGGAGATTGCAGGAAAGATAGATAGGGAGATTGAAAAGATTGTCAGGGATTCATATACCCGCGCATCAAAGATTATCTGTGAAAATAGAGAAAAACTTGAAAAGCTAACCCAATCCCTTATTGAAAAAGAGATTCTTGAGGCAGACAATATAAATGAAATTCTCAAAGGATAG
- a CDS encoding MGMT family protein encodes MSLCLQNIKLTPFQKRVYKAVLSIPKGETRTYEWVAQRIGNPKAARAVGNALSKNPCPIIIPCHRIIRKNGKLGGYIRGKEEKMALLKKEEAPVAQYGRAAVS; translated from the coding sequence TTGTCTCTTTGTCTTCAAAATATTAAGCTTACCCCATTTCAGAAAAGGGTCTATAAGGCTGTCTTATCTATTCCAAAAGGAGAAACAAGAACATACGAATGGGTTGCCCAAAGAATAGGAAATCCAAAGGCAGCCAGGGCGGTGGGAAATGCCCTTTCAAAAAATCCTTGCCCAATTATCATTCCTTGTCATAGAATAATAAGAAAGAACGGGAAATTAGGGGGATATATTAGGGGCAAGGAAGAGAAAATGGCTCTTTTAAAGAAAGAAGAAGCGCCTGTAGCTCAGTATGGAAGAGCGGCGGTTTCCTAA